The following proteins come from a genomic window of Maribacter sp. HTCC2170:
- the folK gene encoding 2-amino-4-hydroxy-6-hydroxymethyldihydropteridine diphosphokinase, translating into MNESKKALISIGSNLGNRLQNLQKSIFLLGSEVGETITVSKVYESASWGFDSSDFLNACLEIKTILTPKTLMEKIIGIEKTMGRERTQDNGYEARIIDIDILYYDSEIVKSDYLTIPHPKLHERKFVLLPLGDIAPQFYHPIFKKDTRNLIQECKDKSRPERTTLKLYKTEEELFSGLSFIAIEGNIGAGKTTLANKIAQDYNGKLVLERFADNPFLPKFYEDQGRYAFPLEMSFLADRYQQFTDDTSQFDLFKNFMVSDYDIYKSLIFAQVTLQKDEFNLYRKLFNLMYKEVKKPRIYVYLYQSTDRLLENIKNRGRVYEQSIEPIYLDKINKGYFDFFKSYPEQNTLIIDVGELDFVARSEDYSSIIDKIKNFAIGLSI; encoded by the coding sequence ATGAATGAATCCAAAAAAGCACTTATCTCTATTGGGAGTAACCTTGGGAATCGCCTACAAAACCTACAGAAATCCATATTTCTACTAGGGTCTGAAGTTGGGGAAACAATTACCGTATCAAAGGTTTACGAAAGTGCTTCTTGGGGGTTTGACTCATCTGATTTTTTAAATGCCTGTCTGGAGATTAAGACCATTTTAACTCCAAAGACATTAATGGAAAAAATAATCGGCATAGAAAAAACCATGGGCAGGGAGCGAACCCAAGATAACGGATATGAAGCTAGAATCATAGATATTGATATCCTATATTATGACTCTGAAATAGTAAAATCAGATTACTTGACCATTCCGCATCCAAAACTTCATGAACGTAAATTTGTACTTTTACCTCTTGGCGATATAGCTCCTCAATTTTACCATCCCATTTTTAAAAAGGACACCAGAAACCTTATTCAGGAATGTAAGGATAAAAGCCGCCCTGAGAGAACCACGCTTAAGTTGTACAAAACAGAGGAAGAGCTTTTTTCTGGTTTAAGCTTTATTGCGATTGAAGGAAATATCGGAGCTGGAAAAACAACGCTCGCCAATAAAATAGCTCAGGATTATAATGGAAAATTGGTGTTGGAGCGTTTTGCCGACAATCCCTTTTTGCCCAAATTTTATGAGGACCAAGGGAGGTATGCATTTCCCCTAGAAATGTCTTTTCTCGCCGATCGCTATCAACAATTTACCGATGATACATCACAATTTGACTTATTTAAAAACTTTATGGTCAGTGATTATGATATCTACAAATCACTAATATTTGCCCAAGTGACTCTACAAAAAGATGAATTTAACCTCTATAGGAAGTTGTTCAATCTTATGTACAAAGAGGTCAAAAAACCTCGCATCTATGTTTATTTATACCAATCTACCGACCGTTTATTAGAGAACATTAAAAATCGCGGTAGGGTTTATGAACAAAGCATTGAACCAATATACTTAGACAAAATAAATAAAGGATATTTTGATTTTTTCAAGAGTTATCCAGAACAAAACACATTGATTATCGATGTTGGGGAATTAGATTTTGTTGCACGCTCCGAAGATTATAGTTCGATTATTGACAAAATCAAGAATTTTGCCATAGGATTGTCTATTTAA
- the sppA gene encoding signal peptide peptidase SppA: protein MNFLRNLLAAIIGCLIAFGIMFVMFLLFISLIGGAEDSVVIKDNSILELQLKQPINDYVGNNEADPFTGFFGQAQGLDEVLHAIKVAKDDSDIKGISISNNFIMAGLAQTQAIRKALKDFKESGKFIYTYSDFYMQKDYYLASVSDSIFLNPVGGLDFKGLSTEVLFYKDLQDKTGVKMEVIRHGKYKSAVEPFLANEMSDANRTQIKELISSLWDTMVADISEGRNLSVENVNIIADTLGGRLPKYAVASGLIDGVVFFDEYEAKLRLATSLSAEDEINYVTLSDYTRRSNKKSLNKGDDKVAVVFAQGEILYGEGGPDIIGQGIISRALVKARDDDRVKAIVLRVDSPGGSALTSDIIWREVELAKAKKPVVVSMGNVAASGGYYIAAGADKIFAEPTTITGSIGVFGTIPNVNELAADIGINAEQVGTNKNSVDYSLFEPMTENFRKVVQEGIEETYETFLDRVSKGRNISIAEADSMAQGRVWSGVDAKKLGLIDELGNMDDAIAAAAQLAEIESYGIKKYPKYKTGFEKFMEDMSGAKSKIGQSFVKDEIGEETYGILKQMKSALEQKGVQARMPFVLDIQ from the coding sequence ATGAATTTTTTACGAAATCTTTTGGCAGCGATTATCGGTTGTTTAATTGCCTTTGGAATTATGTTTGTAATGTTTTTACTTTTTATAAGCTTAATCGGTGGGGCGGAAGACAGTGTTGTTATTAAGGATAATTCTATTCTCGAGTTACAGCTTAAGCAACCCATAAATGACTATGTGGGTAATAATGAAGCAGACCCATTTACTGGTTTTTTTGGTCAAGCACAAGGTTTGGATGAGGTTCTTCACGCAATTAAAGTGGCCAAAGATGATTCTGATATTAAGGGAATTAGTATTAGTAATAACTTCATCATGGCCGGGCTTGCACAGACCCAAGCCATAAGAAAGGCACTAAAGGATTTTAAAGAAAGTGGAAAGTTCATTTATACATACAGTGATTTTTATATGCAGAAAGATTACTATTTGGCGAGTGTCTCAGATTCCATTTTTTTAAACCCCGTAGGCGGGCTGGATTTTAAAGGGCTGTCAACAGAAGTTCTATTTTATAAAGATTTACAGGATAAGACCGGTGTTAAAATGGAGGTTATACGTCATGGGAAGTATAAAAGTGCTGTGGAGCCTTTTTTGGCAAATGAGATGAGTGATGCCAATAGAACGCAAATCAAAGAATTAATTTCTTCATTGTGGGATACTATGGTTGCTGATATTTCGGAAGGAAGAAATTTAAGTGTGGAAAATGTAAATATTATTGCTGACACTTTGGGAGGTAGATTGCCAAAATACGCAGTTGCCTCGGGCTTGATAGACGGTGTGGTTTTCTTTGATGAATATGAAGCAAAGCTTCGTTTAGCTACATCCTTAAGTGCGGAAGATGAAATTAATTATGTGACTCTTTCTGATTATACCAGACGATCAAACAAAAAATCTTTAAACAAGGGCGATGACAAAGTTGCCGTTGTTTTTGCGCAAGGAGAAATATTATATGGCGAGGGCGGTCCAGATATTATAGGGCAAGGTATTATTTCAAGGGCGCTGGTGAAGGCTAGGGATGATGACAGGGTAAAGGCCATTGTTTTGAGAGTGGATTCCCCTGGTGGTAGCGCTTTGACATCAGATATCATTTGGAGAGAAGTGGAGCTTGCTAAAGCCAAGAAACCTGTAGTTGTTTCAATGGGCAATGTTGCCGCTTCAGGAGGATATTATATAGCAGCTGGAGCTGATAAGATATTTGCTGAGCCAACTACTATTACTGGCTCTATTGGGGTTTTTGGGACTATTCCGAACGTAAATGAACTTGCGGCCGATATTGGCATCAATGCAGAACAAGTTGGTACAAATAAGAATTCTGTTGATTATTCATTGTTTGAGCCAATGACAGAAAATTTTCGAAAAGTTGTGCAAGAAGGTATAGAAGAGACCTATGAAACATTTCTTGATCGCGTGTCTAAAGGCAGGAATATTAGTATTGCCGAAGCCGACAGTATGGCTCAAGGTAGGGTATGGAGTGGTGTAGATGCAAAGAAGCTTGGCTTGATTGATGAATTGGGTAATATGGACGATGCCATAGCTGCAGCTGCGCAATTGGCAGAAATAGAATCTTATGGAATTAAGAAGTATCCTAAGTATAAAACAGGTTTTGAAAAGTTCATGGAAGACATGAGCGGCGCAAAATCAAAAATAGGACAAAGTTTTGTCAAAGATGAAATTGGTGAGGAAACCTATGGTATCTTAAAACAAATGAAATCAGCTTTAGAGCAAAAAGGTGTGCAGGCGAGAATGCCTTTTGTACTTGATATACAGTAG
- a CDS encoding queuosine precursor transporter, giving the protein MNQRDKKLAYKIYLYLGAMFITSLVVSNLIFQKFFYWNPFGDIQIFGAPLFEVSVGILPYPITFLITDLISEIFGKKKANQIVTAGIFASFFSMGIVLLADFSPAIENSPVNDELFSKVFALSPIAVLASMLAYLFAQYVDIAIYHFWKKLTDGKHLWLRNNFSTFLSQFIDTFTVVSLLCLFKVLPWSMFYGLVISGFMFKVLIAFLDTPFLYFFVYILRKRFGLKIGEEINLEA; this is encoded by the coding sequence ATGAACCAGAGAGATAAAAAACTTGCTTATAAGATTTATCTTTATCTGGGGGCAATGTTCATAACCTCGTTGGTTGTATCTAATTTGATCTTTCAAAAATTCTTTTATTGGAATCCTTTTGGTGATATCCAGATTTTTGGTGCGCCTCTTTTTGAAGTGTCAGTAGGTATTTTGCCATACCCCATTACTTTTTTGATTACCGATTTAATTTCAGAGATTTTTGGAAAAAAGAAGGCCAACCAAATAGTGACCGCGGGTATTTTCGCTTCTTTTTTTTCAATGGGAATAGTGCTATTGGCCGATTTTTCCCCGGCAATAGAAAATTCACCTGTAAACGACGAGTTGTTTAGTAAGGTTTTTGCGCTGTCACCTATAGCTGTATTGGCCTCAATGTTGGCTTACCTATTCGCTCAATACGTAGATATTGCCATTTATCATTTTTGGAAAAAGTTGACAGATGGTAAACACCTTTGGTTGCGTAATAATTTTTCAACCTTTTTGTCCCAATTCATAGATACGTTTACGGTCGTTAGTCTTCTTTGCCTTTTTAAAGTATTACCGTGGAGTATGTTTTATGGCTTAGTGATCAGTGGTTTCATGTTCAAGGTTCTAATTGCATTTCTCGACACCCCTTTTCTTTATTTTTTCGTATATATTCTTAGAAAGCGCTTTGGACTGAAAATAGGGGAAGAAATAAACCTAGAAGCATAA